TATATAACATTATCGCCTTTATGCGTAGATTGATGTGGTTCCGTCGACGAAGCACAGGTCCATGACACCACGAAGCACCTCGCGGGGAATTCTTTACGCGACACTCCCGACCGAGGAGCCGAACGAGGAGGAAAAACCGACGGCAGCGGCGGCGGAAGACGAACCCACGACGGCACGATCGAACGCCGGTCCCGTTCCTGCGGACGACTGATTCGACGGACCCGTTCTCTGCTGGTCGCTCCCGCCGAGCGTGAGCTACACCGACTCGATCTCGACGTACCGTACCTGCACGTCGACCGGACCGGGATCGACGATCGTTCCCGGGACATCGAGTGTCCCGAGTGCACCGTCGATGCGCCGATCGAGCGGCGCGGCGAGACTCGCCGATTCGCTATCCGGTGGTTGGCCGACGACGACGGTCACGTTCGTCGGTTCGCGTGGCGGGACGGGATCGTCGTAGCCGAACTGGACGTCGAGGAGCGTGAGCTGCTCGTACTCGGGTCGATCGAGGAGTTCCTCGACATCGCCCTGAACCTCCTGTTCGAACGCCGCGGTGCGGTAGGAGTCGTAGGTCACGACACCGAGGAACACCGAGAGGACGAGGATCGCCGCCACCAGCGCCCCGACGCGTTTGCGGGTGGCGCGCCGGGCGGTGTCCTCTTTGAACCAGTGGTCGGGTCGGTAGCCCCGATACCAGAGCACCACGAGTGCGGTCACGTTGATCGAGAGCACGTTCACGAGCACCAGCACTGTGGACCCGAGCACGGTCCCGGGCAGTCCCCACGCGATCCCGATCCCGATCACGCCGAGCGGCGGGACGAGCGCGGCCGCGATCATCACCCCCACGATCGCGGCCGACACGCCCGACGCGAGGCTCACCGCGCCCGCGACGCCCGCCCCGAGCGCGACCGCGAGCGAGAGGAAATCCGGGGTGAGTCGCCCTCTGACCTGGCTGATCGCGAGCA
Above is a window of Halococcus salifodinae DSM 8989 DNA encoding:
- a CDS encoding TIGR00341 family protein, which produces MRLVQVTIPAGKREAILRTLDDEGIDYVLTEETSGREFTGVVSFPLPTTAVEPVLDRLRETGIDEDAYTVVLDAETVVSRRFDKLEERYENDEDSDKRIAREELHARARELVPTTGTYLVMTIVSAVVATAGLLLDSPAVVVGSMVIAPLIGPAMATAVGTVVDDREMFREGIKLQAVGLAIAIVAAAAFAGLARVTNVIPPGTDVLAISQVRGRLTPDFLSLAVALGAGVAGAVSLASGVSAAIVGVMIAAALVPPLGVIGIGIAWGLPGTVLGSTVLVLVNVLSINVTALVVLWYRGYRPDHWFKEDTARRATRKRVGALVAAILVLSVFLGVVTYDSYRTAAFEQEVQGDVEELLDRPEYEQLTLLDVQFGYDDPVPPREPTNVTVVVGQPPDSESASLAAPLDRRIDGALGTLDVPGTIVDPGPVDVQVRYVEIESV